The genomic window gtggtgaactttAAGGTGTAACCCGCGTGGTGGACACATTACAGGAgtattaatgggttacatttatttatttcgttttatttatcaGGTGCCAGACACACCAGTCTGGCTGTTATCCCGAGGTAAAGAACAAGACGCCTTGAAGTCCCTCTGTTACCTCCGAGGATGGACCTCACCAGACAATGTTCGTGAAGAGTTTGATGAACTCGTGGTATATGCTAAGACTATAGACAGCTGCGTTATATGCAACAAGGAAAATACAGAGAACAAACATGAAAAGGTTGAAAACGAATGCGAACATGACAagatcaatattataaaaaggtatattttgtttCCAAATTTTAACTTAATCGTAATATATTGGACATTTTTGGAGGCTGAAGCCTGTGctgtagtatattttttaattattgttatccGGGTATCATCACAGTATACCTACAGAAGTATGCAAACGTGTGATAGCTCTTTGGTAATTAAAACTTCACTTTTAGACGCATATCGGCAAAAGAGACAAGAAGGGATCCTCTCGTATCTATATTATGCAATTTACTTTTGTAATTGTGACGTTTTCGAATATCTGttcagttttcattttattagtatttataccGTGATCTTTGTGGTCTTCTTCGCTGCCAAACATTCTTCGCCTATTATAATTCCATgactaaatatgtataatatgcaTAACTTGGTATATTTTCTCAGATCTCTGTTTAGCCCTGTAGGAACAGTAGTTGATTttgtataacaatatgtatttttttctcagCTTCAatgaaaacatgtttttcttTACAGATTTTTCATGAAGTTcaacataataatgttatgtaaagAGACGTTGAGGCCGCTGTTCTTCAGTTTGATGTACTTCATGTTCTATGTAATGAGTGGTCTCTACCCCATCAAGCCCAATATGGAGAACGTATGCGGGGCTATGGGCATGGCTGATAATGGCAAAACTATTGTGGTAAGTATTTCCAcgatttattacttacttatttttttacctatgtatttttaatacaattgttacattgaaaatgttttgtgtttattgggacttttacaaacatgcaatcAATATAGTCTATACAACTATTAGTATGTCATATCTTTTGTTTACACGGGGATCGAACCCACACCAAATATGCACACAATATGCGTAAAACTACTGAGTTATAAAGATGCAGTGCGCTATATTATCATCATTTTACGTACGGAATACATTAATTTGATGAATTCTTAATACCTTTTGTAAAACCAATCACGCTTTCAACGGCTGATATAAAAGTGTTTTCTGAAACTCTTAATATAGCCTACTTCCGCTATTCGTGTTGGCACAATAAACACTTCGTGTTCCGACGATACGCTATTACTTAgcataataagtataaaatctTATATCTAATGAGTCTTGAAACAATTTCGCGTGCAATAACTAGAATTATTAAGTTTACACGTCCACCGAGCTAATTCAAAGGCAAAAGTATGTTTTCGTAAAActtctattaatttattgattctGTGATATAACAGTGACATATTACACTTAAGTTGTTATAAAAAATCCTAAACACGACAAAATTAACATGAACACCATTTGcaaaattccaaaaaaaatgccgtaaaattttaaaacttaagaaATGTTTACATTCCACAGTCCACACAGCTTATAACAAATCGCGAAATTTATCACTATAAAGCAAAAACTCTTGCATAACATTTCAATAGTTGAAAATCTCAGTAAAAATCTTTCGTTCCCCTGtcaaaacaatgtaaaacaattaGTGGTTTATCATTACAATAGACCAACTCATATTAGTAAAACGTCAAACAATTAAACCTGCTAATTATCTAGTCCATATTTTACgtctaaatacattttttaggCTTAGTTAACCAAATTACGTTCTGTATTCTATTGTGATTAGGAACGCTAATTTATGGCTGCTATAGACTTATAACTTTACAAGAGATTTATGCTTACCATTGTATTTTCATAgtaaaatgtactttttaaacattgtaCAACAAGTAATATTGTATATTGAAGCACTATTTCAGTACTTGAGACAATTTTTCATTTTGTCGGATATAGCATAACTCTAAAGCTACTTACACATTGAAAAGTGACTTGCTTAGCtgtataatttacatttttgatCAACGAAGGCGCCTACCCGCGTCcgattaattttagtttattacttTCACATAACTACTCGTCAAAGGCTAGGCGCCAATCTAGCTGTCAAATCCTTATAAGAAAAAGAACAAATACTATCTGCCACGGAATAATCTTATATCTTACTAAACATTTTCATAGGGgtgcaaaattaattaatgtttgtaacaTAGCTACAATAATATCACCCCTATTATACCCAAAGGTATAAGGagaattgtataaaatacaccttcGTTTCGCCATTATTAAGTCATTTAAGGAGCTCTTTTCCAAACTCCTGGCtactatttattactaaatacataataatacatatttttatttccaggtAATGGTAGGAGTACTATCATTCCTAGCCAGCGTCATTGTCATAATTGGAATCAAGTACCTTGGCAAGCGAAAACTAGGCATTCCAGCTATGTTTGGTACAGCTATATGTTGCACGGGTCTCAGTGTGTACGCGTCATTACATTTGAGTGACAAAGTATTCTCGTACGATCCCAAGACTTTCCCAGAAGAGAAGAGTGTAGTTCCTTTAGTATTATTCTATGGGTTGACTATTTTTACTGGTATTAATGTTTCCTGGATATTGCTCGGAGAGGTGTTCCCATTCAGGTACGCCATCAATTCTAGTGATATTTAATAAgtagattattttaaagattactGAGTCATGGaacacattttaattatcaaatagTAACGAGtacgttttataattaaaaagaactGCATTTAAATATCTTGCAGCTAATTTAGGGTCTGCTCTCAGACcaaatgtttgatgaaaatcgatAGCAGCAATCGGCAAATGTATCGattagtatagtataataaCACCCTAAACCTTCAccaaatattctaataaagtGCAGTTAGTAATTACAAGATATTAGCAGAAGCTCTGTACTAATATCAAAATGTCTTACTTTCCAGGAGTCGAGCTACCTCACAAGGAATAGCAGCTGCCTGGAACTACATAGTCACATTCGTGGGCGCCAAGACTTTAATAGATTTAGAAACTAATTTCAAATTGACGGGTGTTTTTGCCACATACGCCGCATTTGGGTATATCGGTACCTTATA from Anticarsia gemmatalis isolate Benzon Research Colony breed Stoneville strain chromosome 21, ilAntGemm2 primary, whole genome shotgun sequence includes these protein-coding regions:
- the LOC142982122 gene encoding facilitated trehalose transporter Tret1-like, producing the protein MVYKISEMREINLPVSRIRSVSAQLIASMAPNLLLLDLGMAISFVTIALPDLLNASEGLSLNEEQASWFGSLPFLSQPFGALASGPIVDYFGRKRATFLVNIPHVIAWILMYFSWNLPSLFIANALLGLGTGIMEAPISSYVSEICEPSVRGAICTVTQLFLSIGMSAMYMLGAATSWRMAALLSLSVPIVTMLMALFVVPDTPVWLLSRGKEQDALKSLCYLRGWTSPDNVREEFDELVVYAKTIDSCVICNKENTENKHEKVENECEHDKINIIKRFFMKFNIIMLCKETLRPLFFSLMYFMFYVMSGLYPIKPNMENVCGAMGMADNGKTIVVMVGVLSFLASVIVIIGIKYLGKRKLGIPAMFGTAICCTGLSVYASLHLSDKVFSYDPKTFPEEKSVVPLVLFYGLTIFTGINVSWILLGEVFPFRSRATSQGIAAAWNYIVTFVGAKTLIDLETNFKLTGVFATYAAFGYIGTLYLYLYMPETEGKTLPEVESFYHGKHRIFADDWFVNMFRKSKREKN